One genomic region from Streptomyces sp. NBC_01304 encodes:
- a CDS encoding MbtH family protein, producing MSDAPANPFDGDGESSLFYVLVNDQDQHSLWPAFAAVPEGWRVGHGPCARQQALDWITEHWTDLTPASAR from the coding sequence ATGAGTGACGCACCCGCCAACCCCTTCGACGGCGACGGCGAGTCCAGCCTTTTCTACGTGCTCGTCAACGACCAGGACCAGCACAGCCTTTGGCCCGCCTTCGCCGCCGTCCCCGAGGGCTGGAGAGTCGGGCACGGCCCGTGCGCGCGGCAGCAGGCCCTGGACTGGATCACCGAGCACTGGACCGATCTGACCCCGGCCTCCGCCCGATGA
- a CDS encoding M20 family metallopeptidase, translating into MAIAQDAPEPEAREDLEAREEIKSREEIKSRIRERIEAHREDLLALSRRIHAHPETAFDEHRAAAWCAELLGAHGFSVTAPAYGLDTAFEAVIGSGPVTVALACEYDALPGLGHACGHNLIAAAGVGAALGLAPYADELGLTVRVLGTPAEERGAGKALLIEAGAFDGVDAAMMVHPCPFEVAEFTSFALGTLNVEFTGRAAHPSLNAHEGRNAADALTVAQVALGLLRQQLPAHWKVHGVTTFAGSAPNAIPHRATAEYEIRASAAEDLRELRERVEACFRAGALATGCEVTLTRPEPDYLDFRTDARLIALWKANARALGRPSPVTKDAFACTDMGNVSHLVPSIHPVLDITGGECGPHEAEFAQAAISGAGERALLDGAVGLAWTAADISPTPPLP; encoded by the coding sequence ATGGCCATCGCCCAGGACGCACCCGAACCGGAGGCCCGGGAGGACCTTGAGGCCCGGGAAGAGATCAAGTCCCGGGAGGAGATCAAGTCCCGCATACGTGAACGGATCGAGGCCCACCGCGAGGACCTGCTCGCCCTCAGCCGCCGCATCCACGCCCACCCCGAGACCGCGTTCGACGAGCACCGCGCGGCCGCCTGGTGCGCCGAACTCCTGGGCGCGCACGGCTTCTCGGTGACGGCCCCCGCATACGGCCTGGACACCGCCTTCGAGGCCGTCATCGGCTCCGGCCCCGTCACGGTCGCCCTCGCCTGCGAGTACGACGCACTGCCCGGCCTCGGCCACGCCTGCGGCCACAACCTCATCGCCGCGGCGGGGGTCGGCGCCGCGCTCGGTCTCGCGCCGTACGCCGATGAACTTGGCCTGACCGTAAGGGTTCTGGGCACTCCCGCCGAGGAGCGGGGCGCGGGCAAGGCGCTGCTCATCGAGGCCGGGGCGTTCGACGGGGTGGACGCGGCGATGATGGTGCATCCGTGCCCGTTCGAGGTAGCGGAGTTCACTTCGTTCGCGCTCGGCACGCTGAACGTGGAGTTCACCGGGCGCGCCGCCCACCCGAGCCTCAACGCCCACGAGGGCCGCAATGCCGCGGACGCCCTGACGGTCGCGCAGGTCGCCCTCGGGCTGCTGCGGCAGCAGTTGCCGGCGCACTGGAAGGTGCACGGCGTGACGACGTTCGCGGGCTCCGCGCCGAATGCGATTCCGCACCGGGCCACGGCGGAGTACGAGATCCGCGCCTCAGCCGCGGAGGATCTGCGGGAGTTGCGCGAGCGGGTGGAGGCCTGCTTCCGGGCGGGTGCGCTGGCCACCGGGTGCGAGGTGACCCTCACGCGTCCCGAGCCGGATTACCTCGACTTCCGTACGGATGCCCGGCTGATCGCCCTCTGGAAGGCGAACGCGCGCGCTCTCGGGCGCCCCTCGCCGGTGACGAAGGACGCCTTCGCCTGCACGGACATGGGCAATGTCTCGCACCTCGTGCCGTCGATCCATCCCGTGCTCGACATCACCGGGGGTGAATGCGGGCCGCATGAGGCGGAGTTCGCGCAAGCGGCGATCTCCGGTGCGGGTGAGCGTGCGCTGCTTGACGGGGCGGTCGGGCTTGCCTGGACTGCGGCAGACATTTCCCCCACCCCGCCCCTTCCCTAA
- a CDS encoding non-ribosomal peptide synthetase: MRHPESAHAVADAELPLLGAQSGIWHAAALDPDNPVHNTADRVELTGRLDEELFELALRGTVAEADTLNLAFTTGADGGAGGGVDGSGDGTPAQRVVAERDWPLHHLDVRTAADPEAAAERWLRADLERAVDPAAGPLMTQALVRLADDRYWWYQRVHHIAVDAYALSLIGARVAARYTALTRGETPEPSPFGRLADLVADEATYREGEQHTADREFWQQRLADRPRPVTLAEGPAAPARHVLRRVHELPALADLEDAARAAKASWAELVIAATAGYLHRTTGAQDLVLGLPLMNRRGPAALRTPAMTVNVMPLRISVRPHDTGAELLRRVVLEVRAVRRHQRYRLEDLRRDLGLSGSALPLFGPMVNIKAFEEDGHFGELPAAVHNLAAGPVDDLAVTAVPGPGGTLRLGLDANPSCYDATSLDRHQRGLLRFLQELVALLADDPHRPVGTIDLLDPEEVRAATAGRTEPPVTRTVPELFAAQAARTPDAVAVRDASRALTFAGLEAAANQLALELGESGVRPGDAVALALPRSADTVIALLAVLKAGGVCQPLDLGHPEQRIAAVLDDARPVCVVGTADAVRGLPSEAVAGMAALLLDEAATAARIAARQTIAPDTAPRPDQDAYLIHTSGSTGRPKGVVVTHASLANLHAGHGTDHIAPAQARTGRDRLKVAHSASFAFDASWDPVLWMVHGHELHVLDDATYRDTAALLAYVDTHRVDYLDVTPSYVEALIAEGLLDDGRHHPAVIVVGGETVPGPLWERLSTTPGVRPINLYGPTETTVDAYYWLPDGMDSVGSGTDPVGGGTDSVGSGTDPVGINTGSIGTGHPVRASRAYVLDPALRPTPPGVTGELYIAGACLARGYLGRPDLTAERFTADPFGALHGEPGARMYRTGDLVRRREDHTLEFLGRADDQVKIRGFRIELGEIQAVLATHPAVVQAAVIARDTAHGKRLLGYAVAQAKAAPTPEELRAHLAATLPDHMVPAAIVLLDALPRTANDKLDHRALPDPEPTAQEQDTAPRSPQEEILCGLFADLLDLPEPPSVHANFFDLGGHSLLAGRLAARIREAFPAALTLADVFRAPTPAGLAALLRDATAPEPRPALTAAPPQERAPLSPAQQRLWFMHRLEGPSPTYNIPLVLSLEGPLDQDALQRALGDLTDRHQTLRTVYPATDNDLGAQPFQQVIPAGTPASRPTLHTERLADVHPELQLRTAVRHCFDLAAEAPIKATLFTDGAHRHTLLLLLHHIAADGASTTPLARDLATAYAARSQGRAPQLPPLPVQYTDHTAWQQRLMGTATEPTALAARQLDHWREALAGLPDQLELPTDRPRPAVASYEGDTVPFHLDAETHQALKSLARATRTSVFMTVQAGLAALLTRHGCGTDIPLGTPVAGRDDDTTTDLVGFFVNTLVLRTDTSGAPTFRTLLDRVRGTVLAAHDNADVPFDRLVEELNPPRSLARHPLFQTMLAWQSVPDSAFAMGEATARMAAVPSGTAKFDLTLNAGERPEGGISGFLEFRTDLFDRTTAEALSDRLARLLAGAVADPDTPIGLLPLLGADEHRRSIVEWNQQAGLPETPETQEAPETPKATLADLFDEAAAQHPTRTAATCADASLTYAELAARANRLARNLAGRGIGPGQIAALALPRSLDLVVGLLAVAKSGAAYLPMDPDYPADRLAYMLDDARPAALLTDSATAPALPANDLPHILVDGSDSDGTDSETYADTDLTDAERTRPLTPADMAYVIYTSGSTGRPKGVPVTHHNVVRLFTATDHWFGFDESDVWTLFHSYAFDFSVWELWGALLHGGRVVVVPHLVSRDPAGFLDLLAREQVTVLNQTPSAFYQLAAADRDRPGAQLALRYVVFGGEALELGRLDDWYHRHAEDAPTLVNMYGITETTVHVSYFALDRETAAKSASSTIGVNIPDLRVYVLDEYLQPVPPGVTGEMYVAGEGLARGYLGRHALTAERFVADPYGPPGTRMYRSGDLARRRTDGMLDYFGRADHQVKIRGFRIELGEIEAVLAGHPDVADAAVVVREDTPGDKRLVGYVVAGGETPGADIREGAGIREGADIREYAAGELPVHMVPSAVVLLDRLPLTANGKLDRAALPAPDLAAAVTEGRAPRGPREEQLCALFAEVLGLPRVGVEDNFFDLGGHSLLAVTLAGRVKAVLGADIGIGTIFQAPTVAALDAALDEGQHTDALDVLLPLRPATYGTTESPLYCVHPAGGLSWCYAGLIRHLPADLPIYGLQAQGVGAATAGQPLPGSLEELAAHYVDRLREVRPQGPYRLLGWSTGGIIAHAMATRLQDLGEEVELLAILDAYPAEGFRELPVPDQAEALEALLTMGGYGPDSLAGKPLELGTVTEVLRREGSPLASLDDATFEALNDLYLNTNHLVRRYDHRVFDGDVLFFRATVDTIDDTLTPDTWAPYVTGRIDNTNVACSHKDMTLPEPIAHIARVVAESLTALNTRNAMEHPDE; encoded by the coding sequence ATGCGTCACCCAGAGTCCGCGCACGCCGTCGCAGACGCCGAACTTCCGCTGCTCGGCGCCCAGTCCGGGATCTGGCACGCGGCGGCACTCGACCCCGACAACCCCGTCCACAACACGGCGGACCGGGTGGAACTCACCGGCCGGCTCGACGAGGAGCTGTTCGAGCTGGCTCTGCGCGGGACGGTCGCGGAGGCCGACACCCTCAATCTCGCGTTCACCACTGGCGCGGACGGAGGCGCGGGCGGAGGCGTGGACGGCTCAGGTGACGGGACGCCCGCGCAGCGCGTCGTCGCCGAGCGGGACTGGCCGCTGCACCACCTCGACGTGCGCACGGCCGCCGACCCCGAGGCGGCCGCCGAGCGGTGGCTGCGGGCCGATCTGGAGCGGGCCGTCGACCCGGCCGCCGGGCCCCTGATGACCCAGGCCCTGGTCCGCCTCGCCGACGACCGCTACTGGTGGTACCAGCGCGTCCACCACATAGCCGTCGACGCCTACGCCCTGTCGCTGATCGGCGCCCGCGTCGCCGCGCGCTACACCGCCCTCACCCGCGGCGAGACCCCGGAGCCGTCCCCCTTCGGGCGTCTCGCCGACCTGGTCGCCGACGAGGCCACCTACCGGGAGGGCGAACAACACACCGCCGACCGGGAGTTCTGGCAGCAGCGCCTCGCCGACCGCCCGCGCCCCGTGACCCTTGCGGAGGGCCCCGCCGCCCCGGCCCGGCACGTCCTGCGCCGCGTCCACGAGCTGCCCGCACTCGCCGACCTCGAAGACGCCGCCCGTGCCGCCAAGGCCAGCTGGGCCGAACTGGTCATCGCGGCGACCGCCGGCTATCTGCACCGCACCACCGGCGCCCAGGACCTGGTGCTCGGCCTGCCCCTGATGAACCGCCGCGGGCCCGCCGCCCTGCGTACGCCCGCCATGACCGTCAACGTCATGCCGCTGCGGATCTCCGTACGCCCCCACGACACCGGCGCCGAACTCCTGCGCCGCGTCGTCCTCGAGGTGCGCGCGGTCCGCCGCCATCAGCGCTATCGCCTGGAGGACCTGCGCCGCGACCTGGGCCTGTCCGGCAGCGCGCTGCCGCTGTTCGGCCCGATGGTGAACATCAAGGCCTTCGAGGAGGACGGGCACTTCGGCGAGCTCCCGGCCGCCGTGCACAACCTCGCGGCCGGGCCGGTCGACGACCTCGCCGTCACCGCGGTGCCCGGACCGGGCGGCACGCTGCGGCTCGGCCTCGACGCCAACCCGTCCTGCTACGACGCCACTTCGCTCGACCGCCACCAGCGCGGCCTGCTCCGCTTCCTCCAGGAACTGGTCGCCCTCCTCGCCGACGACCCGCACCGGCCCGTCGGCACCATCGACCTGCTCGACCCCGAGGAAGTGCGTGCCGCCACCGCGGGCCGCACCGAGCCGCCCGTCACCCGCACCGTCCCCGAGCTGTTCGCCGCACAGGCCGCCCGTACGCCGGACGCGGTGGCCGTGCGGGACGCCTCCCGCGCCCTCACCTTCGCCGGGCTGGAAGCCGCCGCCAACCAACTCGCCCTGGAACTGGGCGAGTCAGGCGTCCGCCCCGGCGACGCGGTCGCGCTCGCCCTGCCGCGCAGCGCCGACACCGTCATCGCCCTGCTCGCCGTACTCAAGGCGGGCGGCGTCTGCCAGCCCCTCGACCTCGGCCACCCCGAGCAGCGCATCGCGGCCGTCCTGGACGACGCCCGCCCGGTCTGCGTCGTCGGTACGGCGGACGCCGTGCGGGGGTTGCCGTCCGAGGCGGTCGCGGGCATGGCGGCCCTGCTGCTCGACGAGGCGGCGACCGCGGCCCGGATCGCCGCGCGCCAGACCATCGCACCGGACACCGCACCCCGCCCGGACCAGGACGCCTATCTCATCCACACCTCCGGATCGACCGGCCGCCCCAAGGGAGTCGTGGTCACCCACGCCTCCCTCGCCAACCTGCACGCCGGGCACGGCACCGACCACATCGCGCCCGCCCAGGCCCGTACCGGCCGCGACCGGCTCAAGGTCGCCCACAGCGCCTCCTTCGCCTTCGACGCCTCCTGGGACCCGGTCCTGTGGATGGTCCACGGGCACGAGCTGCACGTCCTGGACGACGCCACCTACCGGGACACCGCCGCGCTCCTCGCCTACGTCGACACCCACCGCGTCGACTACCTCGACGTCACCCCCTCCTATGTCGAAGCCCTCATCGCCGAAGGACTGTTGGACGACGGCCGACACCACCCGGCCGTGATCGTGGTCGGCGGCGAGACCGTCCCCGGCCCGCTGTGGGAGCGCCTGTCCACGACGCCGGGTGTCCGCCCGATCAACCTGTACGGGCCGACCGAGACCACCGTCGACGCCTACTACTGGCTCCCGGACGGCATGGACTCCGTCGGAAGCGGTACGGACCCCGTCGGAGGCGGCACGGACTCCGTCGGAAGCGGTACGGACCCCGTCGGCATCAACACGGGCTCCATCGGAACCGGCCACCCCGTCCGCGCCTCCCGCGCCTACGTCCTCGACCCGGCCCTGCGACCCACCCCGCCCGGCGTCACCGGTGAGCTCTACATCGCCGGGGCCTGCCTGGCCCGCGGCTATCTGGGCCGCCCGGACCTCACCGCCGAGCGCTTCACCGCCGACCCGTTCGGCGCGCTGCACGGCGAGCCGGGCGCCCGCATGTACCGCACCGGCGACCTCGTGCGCCGCCGCGAGGACCACACCCTGGAATTTCTCGGCCGCGCCGACGACCAGGTGAAGATCCGCGGCTTCCGCATCGAACTCGGCGAGATCCAGGCCGTGTTGGCGACCCATCCGGCGGTCGTCCAGGCCGCCGTCATCGCCCGCGACACCGCACACGGCAAGCGCCTCCTCGGCTATGCGGTGGCCCAGGCCAAGGCCGCCCCCACCCCGGAAGAGCTCCGCGCCCACCTGGCCGCCACCCTGCCCGACCACATGGTCCCGGCCGCGATCGTCCTCCTGGACGCCCTGCCCCGCACCGCCAACGACAAGCTCGACCACCGTGCCCTCCCCGACCCCGAGCCCACCGCGCAGGAGCAGGACACCGCGCCCCGCAGCCCGCAGGAGGAGATCCTCTGCGGCCTCTTCGCCGACCTCCTCGACCTGCCCGAACCCCCCTCCGTGCACGCCAACTTCTTCGACCTGGGCGGCCATTCACTGCTCGCGGGCCGCCTCGCCGCCCGTATTCGCGAGGCCTTCCCCGCCGCGTTGACCCTCGCCGACGTCTTCCGCGCCCCGACCCCCGCAGGCCTCGCCGCCCTGCTCCGGGACGCGACCGCCCCCGAGCCCCGCCCCGCGCTCACCGCCGCCCCGCCCCAGGAGCGCGCCCCGCTCTCCCCGGCACAGCAGCGCCTGTGGTTCATGCACCGGCTCGAAGGCCCCAGCCCCACCTACAACATCCCCCTGGTCCTCTCCCTCGAAGGCCCTCTCGACCAGGACGCACTGCAGCGGGCCCTGGGCGACCTCACCGACCGTCACCAGACACTGCGCACCGTATATCCCGCCACTGACAACGACCTTGGCGCGCAGCCGTTCCAGCAGGTCATCCCGGCCGGCACCCCCGCATCCCGCCCGACCCTGCACACCGAGCGCCTCGCCGACGTCCACCCCGAACTCCAGCTGCGTACCGCCGTACGCCACTGCTTCGACCTGGCCGCCGAAGCCCCCATCAAGGCCACCCTGTTCACCGACGGGGCCCACCGCCACACGCTCCTCCTGCTCCTGCACCACATAGCCGCCGACGGAGCCTCCACCACCCCCCTGGCCCGCGACCTCGCCACCGCCTACGCCGCCCGCAGCCAGGGCCGGGCCCCCCAACTCCCGCCGCTGCCCGTCCAGTACACGGACCACACCGCTTGGCAGCAGCGTCTGATGGGCACCGCCACGGAGCCCACCGCGCTCGCCGCCCGGCAGCTCGACCACTGGCGTGAGGCCCTTGCCGGGCTCCCGGACCAGCTGGAGCTGCCCACCGACCGGCCCCGCCCGGCCGTGGCCTCGTACGAGGGCGACACCGTCCCCTTCCACCTGGACGCCGAGACCCACCAGGCCCTGAAGTCCCTGGCCCGCGCCACCCGCACCAGCGTGTTCATGACCGTCCAGGCGGGCCTCGCCGCCCTCCTCACCCGGCACGGCTGCGGCACCGACATCCCGCTCGGCACCCCGGTCGCGGGCCGCGACGACGACACCACCACCGATCTGGTCGGCTTCTTCGTCAACACCCTCGTCCTGCGCACCGACACCTCCGGCGCCCCGACCTTCCGTACCCTCCTGGACCGGGTGCGCGGCACGGTCCTGGCCGCGCACGACAACGCCGACGTGCCCTTCGACCGTCTCGTCGAGGAGCTCAACCCGCCGCGCTCGCTCGCCCGCCACCCGCTCTTCCAGACGATGCTGGCCTGGCAGTCCGTGCCCGACAGCGCCTTCGCCATGGGCGAGGCGACCGCCCGCATGGCGGCCGTCCCGTCCGGCACCGCGAAGTTCGACCTCACCCTGAACGCGGGGGAGCGGCCCGAGGGCGGCATCTCCGGCTTCCTGGAATTCCGTACGGACCTTTTCGACCGGACCACCGCCGAGGCCCTTTCCGACCGCCTCGCCCGCCTGCTCGCCGGAGCCGTCGCCGACCCCGACACCCCGATCGGCCTGCTCCCGCTGCTCGGCGCGGACGAGCACCGCCGCTCGATCGTCGAATGGAACCAGCAGGCCGGCCTCCCGGAAACCCCGGAAACCCAGGAAGCCCCGGAAACCCCGAAGGCCACCCTCGCCGACCTCTTCGACGAAGCCGCCGCCCAGCACCCCACGAGGACCGCCGCGACCTGCGCGGACGCCTCCCTCACCTACGCCGAACTCGCCGCCCGCGCCAATCGCCTGGCCCGCAACCTCGCCGGCCGGGGCATCGGCCCCGGCCAGATCGCCGCCCTCGCCCTGCCCCGCTCCCTCGACCTGGTCGTCGGCCTCCTCGCGGTCGCCAAGTCCGGTGCGGCCTACCTCCCGATGGACCCGGACTACCCGGCGGACCGCCTCGCCTACATGCTCGACGACGCCCGCCCGGCCGCCCTGCTCACGGACTCGGCGACCGCCCCGGCCCTCCCCGCCAACGACCTGCCCCACATCCTGGTCGACGGCAGCGACAGCGACGGCACCGACAGCGAGACGTACGCCGACACCGACCTCACCGACGCCGAGCGCACCCGCCCGCTGACCCCCGCCGACATGGCGTACGTCATCTACACCTCGGGTTCCACGGGCCGTCCCAAGGGCGTCCCGGTCACCCACCACAACGTCGTGCGGCTCTTCACCGCGACCGACCACTGGTTCGGCTTCGACGAGTCGGACGTGTGGACGCTGTTCCACTCGTACGCCTTCGACTTCTCGGTGTGGGAGCTGTGGGGCGCTCTGCTGCACGGCGGCCGCGTCGTGGTCGTGCCGCACCTCGTCAGCCGCGACCCGGCGGGCTTCCTGGACCTTCTGGCCCGCGAGCAGGTCACCGTCCTCAACCAGACCCCGTCGGCCTTCTACCAGCTGGCCGCCGCCGACCGCGACCGCCCGGGCGCCCAACTCGCCCTGCGCTACGTCGTGTTCGGCGGGGAGGCCCTGGAGCTGGGGCGCCTCGACGACTGGTACCACCGGCACGCCGAGGACGCGCCGACCCTCGTCAACATGTACGGCATCACCGAGACGACCGTCCACGTCTCGTACTTCGCGCTCGACCGGGAGACGGCCGCCAAGAGCGCGTCGAGCACCATCGGCGTGAACATCCCGGACCTCAGGGTGTACGTCCTCGACGAGTATCTGCAGCCCGTGCCGCCCGGTGTCACCGGTGAGATGTACGTCGCCGGGGAGGGCCTCGCGCGCGGCTATCTGGGCCGCCACGCGCTGACCGCCGAACGCTTCGTCGCCGACCCGTACGGCCCGCCCGGCACCCGCATGTACCGCTCCGGCGACCTCGCCCGGCGCCGCACCGACGGCATGCTCGACTACTTCGGGCGCGCCGACCACCAGGTCAAGATCCGCGGCTTCCGCATCGAACTCGGCGAGATCGAGGCCGTGTTGGCGGGCCACCCGGACGTCGCGGACGCGGCCGTCGTCGTCCGCGAGGACACCCCGGGGGACAAGCGCCTCGTCGGATACGTGGTCGCAGGCGGCGAGACGCCCGGCGCGGACATCCGTGAAGGCGCGGGCATCCGCGAGGGCGCGGACATACGTGAATACGCCGCCGGGGAACTCCCCGTCCACATGGTCCCGTCCGCCGTAGTCCTGCTCGACCGCCTCCCGCTCACCGCCAACGGCAAGCTCGACCGGGCGGCCCTGCCCGCCCCCGACCTCGCCGCGGCCGTCACCGAGGGCCGGGCCCCGCGGGGCCCGCGCGAGGAGCAGCTGTGCGCGCTGTTCGCCGAGGTGCTCGGGCTGCCCCGGGTCGGCGTGGAGGACAACTTCTTCGACCTGGGCGGACATTCACTGCTCGCCGTGACCCTCGCCGGGCGCGTCAAGGCCGTCCTCGGTGCGGACATCGGCATCGGCACGATCTTCCAGGCGCCGACCGTCGCCGCCCTCGACGCCGCCCTCGACGAGGGGCAGCACACGGACGCCCTGGACGTGCTGCTGCCGCTGCGCCCGGCGACGTACGGGACGACCGAATCCCCCCTCTACTGCGTGCACCCGGCCGGCGGCCTCAGCTGGTGCTACGCCGGTCTGATCCGGCACCTGCCCGCCGACCTGCCGATCTACGGCCTGCAGGCGCAGGGCGTGGGCGCCGCGACCGCCGGGCAGCCGCTGCCGGGGTCCCTCGAAGAGCTCGCCGCGCACTACGTCGACCGGCTGCGCGAGGTCCGCCCGCAGGGCCCGTACCGGCTGCTCGGCTGGTCCACCGGCGGGATCATCGCGCACGCCATGGCGACCCGGCTCCAAGACCTGGGCGAGGAAGTGGAGTTGCTGGCCATCCTCGACGCCTACCCGGCCGAGGGCTTTCGCGAGCTGCCCGTTCCCGACCAGGCCGAGGCCCTCGAAGCCCTGCTCACCATGGGCGGTTACGGCCCCGACAGCCTGGCGGGCAAGCCCCTCGAACTCGGCACCGTCACCGAGGTCCTGCGCCGCGAGGGCTCGCCGCTCGCCAGTCTCGACGACGCGACCTTCGAAGCTCTCAACGACCTCTACCTCAACACCAATCACCTCGTACGCCGCTACGACCACCGGGTCTTCGACGGCGACGTGCTGTTCTTCCGGGCCACCGTCGACACCATCGACGACACGCTCACCCCCGACACCTGGGCGCCCTATGTCACCGGCCGCATCGACAACACGAACGTCGCCTGCTCGCACAAGGACATGACGCTGCCCGAGCCGATCGCGCACATCGCGCGCGTGGTCGCGGAATCCCTGACCGCCCTCAACACCCGTAACGCTATGGAGCACCCCGATGAGTGA
- a CDS encoding DHA2 family efflux MFS transporter permease subunit translates to MLSPRIAVVIVYTAAMCMNGLDSTIVNPALLTIARDFDAPVSAANTVEVAFLVSLAAALPVAGWLGDRFGTKRVFLGALALFTLASAACGLSQDLTALVLSRVVQGLAGGLLTPVGMTLLFRTYPPHERVKLSKVLIVPTALMPALGPPLGGLLTQHLSWHWLFFVNVPIGAAAVLLGLVGIREHVEGTEGRFDLTGFLLATPALGLLTYALGFGPSHGWTSPSIAVSGVLGLALLVAAVVHQLRAATPLLELKLLADKVYAVATGLALLTSAGLMGVLFVFPLLYQAVLGASALDAGLSVFPEALGLMLASQVVDRLLPRLGPRLLAAPALVLAAGVFAALAVPAVAESAWAVRGLMFLVGLVLGTAVLTIQIAGFADVAPPRMGQAMGLFTIVRTLGGALGIAAAAAVVGALGESGDAHGGAEAGPYQAAILVTAALVALGTLVALRMPREAPAPPPFDDEVPEHEAAESSA, encoded by the coding sequence ATGCTGTCCCCGCGCATCGCCGTCGTGATCGTCTACACGGCGGCGATGTGCATGAACGGCCTCGACTCGACCATCGTCAACCCGGCCCTGCTCACCATCGCCCGCGACTTCGACGCCCCGGTCTCGGCCGCGAACACCGTCGAGGTCGCCTTCCTGGTGAGCCTCGCCGCGGCCCTCCCGGTGGCGGGCTGGCTCGGCGACCGGTTCGGCACCAAACGGGTCTTCCTGGGTGCGCTGGCTCTCTTCACCCTCGCGTCCGCGGCCTGCGGACTCTCCCAGGACCTGACCGCGCTGGTGCTCTCCCGGGTCGTACAGGGCCTGGCGGGCGGCCTGTTGACTCCGGTCGGCATGACGCTGCTCTTCCGTACGTATCCGCCGCACGAGCGGGTCAAGCTGTCCAAGGTCCTCATCGTGCCGACCGCCCTGATGCCGGCCCTCGGACCGCCGCTCGGCGGCCTCCTCACCCAACACCTGTCGTGGCACTGGCTGTTCTTCGTCAACGTGCCGATCGGCGCGGCCGCCGTGCTGCTCGGTCTCGTCGGCATCCGCGAGCACGTGGAGGGGACCGAGGGGCGTTTCGACCTGACCGGATTCCTGCTCGCCACACCCGCCCTCGGACTTCTGACGTACGCGCTCGGGTTCGGCCCCTCGCACGGTTGGACCTCGCCGTCCATCGCCGTCTCCGGGGTCTTGGGCCTCGCCCTCCTGGTGGCGGCGGTCGTACATCAACTCCGGGCTGCGACACCCCTGTTGGAGCTGAAGCTCCTCGCCGACAAGGTCTACGCCGTCGCCACCGGGCTGGCCCTGCTCACCTCGGCGGGCCTGATGGGCGTCCTGTTCGTGTTCCCGCTGCTCTACCAGGCGGTGCTCGGGGCCTCCGCGCTCGACGCGGGCCTCAGCGTGTTCCCCGAGGCGCTCGGCCTGATGCTGGCGTCGCAGGTGGTGGACCGGCTGCTGCCCAGGCTCGGGCCACGGCTGCTTGCCGCGCCCGCGCTGGTCCTTGCCGCCGGGGTGTTCGCCGCGCTCGCGGTCCCTGCGGTCGCCGAAAGTGCCTGGGCGGTACGCGGGTTGATGTTCCTGGTCGGGCTCGTCCTCGGGACGGCCGTGCTGACCATCCAGATCGCCGGGTTCGCGGACGTGGCGCCGCCTCGGATGGGGCAGGCGATGGGGCTCTTCACGATCGTACGTACCCTCGGCGGGGCCCTCGGCATCGCCGCCGCGGCGGCCGTGGTCGGGGCGCTCGGCGAGTCCGGGGACGCGCACGGGGGAGCGGAGGCCGGGCCCTATCAGGCGGCGATCCTGGTGACCGCCGCCCTGGTCGCGCTCGGCACGCTGGTCGCCCTGCGCATGCCCCGAGAGGCACCGGCCCCGCCGCCCTTCGACGACGAGGTGCCGGAGCACGAGGCGGCGGAAAGCTCAGCCTGA